In the Mesoplodon densirostris isolate mMesDen1 chromosome 11, mMesDen1 primary haplotype, whole genome shotgun sequence genome, ATGTCATAGTTGCTATATTGACTCAGATTATGAAGGGCTTTTTGCCATGCTTAAAAGTTTGTACTTTAGCTCTGGTTTTCAATCAGAGCAGTAAACCTTctccaaaactttaaaaataaactatacttctATATGTCTGCAAGGTAGACCTATTTGAGCTCCCTTTctccccagctgctctgtggttCTGTAATAAAAATTAGCTGCTAGTAGCAGGGCTTTAAGTAACAGGTTAGGTGCCAGGTGAAGGATAAAATGTCAAAGGAGTGAAGTTGTTCGCCACCTAGCGGTCTGAGTTGAGCTTGTGTGTTTTTCAGAGCCTGGACAGGAAGAGTTTGCTCTTTGCTCCACCTGTTTCTCTGCAGTTAGTGAGACTTGTCTCTTAGTAAACTAACCTAGTAAATATGCCTAGAGACTAGCAAATAGATAAAAGTCGTACGGCCCTAATAGGAAAGGATAGTTGGTTTGCGGGAAGCTCAGGTGGTCCTAAGATAACCAATCATGGCTTAGGGTtgtgatgaaagaaaagaaaggacactCACAAGTGTGTTCCATTTTATGTAGACCTAATTTCTAATTTGCTCTAGATTGCCCATTGTAAGAGGCAGGGTGACCAGGGGGAGGCACCCACATTTCCCCAGCAGTGCCTGCAAATGTTTGTTCAACTGCTCAGCTTACTTCCTTCAAAGATGCCCCAATGATTCTGGTCCTcactttccactaagatcaattTGAGCCACAGTGCCTCTGATACCATTTCTGATCCTTGTCAGAATTAAcagtctttctggtttttactccTAGCTGTCACTTTGAATAAATCTCAAAACCTAATTCATGCTAACATGATATTGGCTGATAATAAGCAAACTTACCTCTTCTGTGAATATCTGCTCCttaaatgaaataacagaaaGATTCCCGGAAGAGGTCACACCTGAGTTAAATCTTAAGCAAGTAAAAGGAGTTAACTagccaaagagaaaggagaagggcaATTCTAGAAAGAGGGAGCCACATGAGCAAAAAGCATGGAGGCCAGAAATATCATGGAATATGCATGGAAACACCTCAAGGTCGTTTTAGGATCTTTATGGCCTTACCCACTCTAATTTTTGGAGACTCCATCCCAAAATATATTGCACATATTCAAATGCATTCCAcagtaaatataatttatatttaactatGAGTCGGGTTGAGTCAACGTGACTAGTGGCCATAATGTTACTTTTGTagacatttattaattttaatttttcaggatTTTTTGGTATGTGTTTTGAAGCCAATATACTTTAAACTCAGGTATATAGTACCTGATGAAAAAGACAGCATAGCGCTAAGCAGTTCGGAGTTACTGAGTATAAAGTTCAAGGTAGAGGGTGTGAGGCAGTCGGAGCCGAGGAGCCCGGCAGTGACCTTGCGCTCCCGCCCTGCTTCGGTGCACGGCTGTGGCCAGAGCCTTTGCAGGTGAGAAGACAGCGTTTGTGAAGAGTGGATGGTTGCTGAGACAgagtactattttatttatttatttttttgtggtacgcgggcctctcactgctgtggcctctcccgctgcggagcacgggctccggacacacaggcccagcggccatggctcacgggcccagccgctccacggcatgtgggatcttcccagaccggggcatgaacccgtgtcccctgcatcggcaggcggactctcaaccattgcaccaccagggaagcccttagagtACTATTTTGAAGCGCTGGAAGGAGAATTGGTTTGACCTGTGGTCAGATGGTCACCTGACCTATTATGATGACCAAACTCGGCAGAGTGTAGAGGATAAGGTGCACATGCCAGTGGACTGCATCAACATCCGCATGGGACATGAATGTCAGGATATTCAGCCTCCAGATGGGAAGGCAAGACTGCTGCACGTTGTTTGCCGAGATGGGAAAACCATCAGGCTTTGTGCAGAAAGCACAGATGATTGTTTGGCCTGGAAATGTACACTTCAGGATTCCAGGACAAACACAGCTTATGTTGGCTCAGAAGTCATGTATGATGAGGCTGCCAgggcttcctccccacctccttacACAGCCTATGCTGCACCAAGCCTGATGGCTGTGGTCCATGCAGTGGTGCATACCCGCCAGGATCTCAAGTTTTCTATGCTGCAAACGGGCAGGCTTGTGCTGTACCCTATCTGTACCCATATGCAGGACTTTATGGACAGCAGCCTGCCAACCAAGTCATCATTCGTGAGCGGTATTGAGACAATGACAGTGACCTGGCGCTGGGCATGCTGGCTGCAGCAGCCAGAGGCTTGGCCTTAGGGTCTCTGTTCTGGGTCTTCTAGAGTCCTTGGAACCTGGATGTGCATAGCTTCTGATACCCTGTGTGCAATAATATACTTTGCAGGGCATTTCTGTTtgttataaatgttttttttttttttttttttttttgcggtatgcgggcctctcactgttgtggcctcccccgttgcggagcacaggctccggacgcgcaggctcagcggccatggctcacgggcccagccgctccacggcatatgggatcctcccagaccggggcacgaacccgtatcccctgcatcggcaggcggactctcaaccacttgcgccaccagggaggccctgttataaATGTTTTTAACAATAGCTTTAGTAGTTCTTTTGAAAGTAGTGACATCATACTTACAACTAATCCATATAAGTACCACAGAGAAGGCTTTGGACTGCTGTTCAGCTAAAACGTGGACTATCTGGGAGCACTGGCTCATTctaggagttttttgtttttgtttttttttttgcggtacgcgggcctctcactgttgtggcctctcccgttgcggagcgcaggctccggacgcgcaggctcagcggccatggcccacgggcccagccgctctgcggcatgtgggatcttcccatgccggggcacgaacctgtgtcccctgcatcggcaggcagactcccaaccactgcgccaccagggaagccctctaggagTTTTTTATGGCACTCTCAGAATACCTTATTTGAACACACCTGTTTGGAAAGGCCATTTTCCTTTTAGAGTTAGGCCTTAGTGCTTAAGGGATAGTTTATTTTAGTATTACACTAGTAACATGGTGATgtatgagtgagtgagtgattaGGGCAAGAAGAACTGCAGCTGTTTTGTTTTAATGCCAGACTTTGAAACCTCAGACCAGAACTGGCTGCACGTTACTTCAGGAGTTGTAGGCTGGAACCTTCCTGAGGCAGCAATGTGATATGCCCACAGCCTCTGGGGCTCTGCGGGCTTCCAGCAAAGCTGACTGCTCaggatgatgggcgggatggcaGATCCCCCCCTTTAAAATGataccttttcattttatttttactagttTGTTTTTGGTAGCGATCCTTGGAAAACATCTCAAATTAGGAGTAGACTTGAGTCTCAGCGTTTTAGGgctttatcatttaaaacttgaaCAAGGCAAAACAATTACAAACAAGTGTGTGGAGGTAGATTTGCTTTATTCAGAGGCATCATGTTTTTAGTGTTTACTCTGACTATTTTTATTGCCACTTCAGCCTACTTATAGCATATTTTTCTACTTGTTGAGAAAGTAATATTAAGAGAATGGTGAGGAAAGTGGAATGAGAGCCATAGTTACAGTGCTGTTTCAGGGAGTTGGACTGCACTGAGGATCCTCTTTTCCACCCTTCTGAAGGCTGTTAAAGAGCCCGTTTCCTGTCCTGTGCAGGACTGGGGCGCTGTGGCTGTCCCCGAGCACTGGGGTGCGTGCAGCCCCGGTGGTGGCATGGTGGGGGAGACTCAGGTTACAGATGGGAATTGCGGCCTAAGGACATGAATAACCTGCTCAGGGTATTACTCCACCTGATCAGGACACTGGCCTTGTTTTTATTCTTGACTCAAATGTTACAGAGAAGCTTAAACCATCTAATTTGAGCCCCAACTATGTGTGAAGTTCTGGAAAACTGAGTCGTGCATTTctgttatttcttatttctttatttacgtaaattttaaaacttcaattATTCCAGTTTTCTGTCCtgcatgctttaaaaaatgtacttttacAAAGGCAGTTTAGCACATTGAAGGTCTCTGCCCCTATATTCCATGTGGCCCTATTTTCCATAAAATACACTCCTAGTAGCACAAATTCTGTTTGTATTCTATGTGGCCAGTGACATACATAGTCTTTTGTTCCACTGATCAACGCACTCCACCTCTAAGGCAGACTTAAATTGATCTATCTCCGTATGAAACCAGATGCcaaatgaactttgtggtgaccACAGGTCTGGTTTCCTAGTCAATTCTCTTGCACTTGTTGACTCTGGGGAGTCTGTTTCCAGCTGAAAAGAAGTATACTTGGCTGTCATCTCTTTGGGTGTTTGACATGGTGGAAAGTTGCCAGATGTGATGTGTGACGACACTGGTTTTGATGGTTAAAAATGTTACTTTAGTTATTTTACATTGTACGTAATAAGAATGGTTTTGTTCAGATGGTAATCATTATTTGAGCTGTATGCTTTACTTACAAAATACTAAACGCAGTTTTTAATGTTACATCAGGGTATTAATTTTGAACTTGGAGTTACTGGAACCACAGATACTGAGTTATGTCAGTGAAATGCCCTTGAAGCAGATGGTCTCCCTGTGTTCCCCTGGCTTCCCTCTGACAGAAGAGGGAGAGCTATGGACTGAAGCTTGGGCACACGTATTCCCCCGCATCTCCAGTCCCTGTCCCCAGTGGGGTCAGCCCCACTGGGCAACTATAGTTGAGTCTGGAAGTTCAATGTCACTAGTGACTTGATCCTGAGAGGAAACGCATACTTGGTATAAAGATGGGCTGAGATATTTCATTCCCCTGGCCCCAACTCTCGTAAATGCCAACAGTTAGGTAATCCTAAATCAAGAAGTTAGGTGAGTTGGAAGGAACTTGTTCAGGTTTAGTCAGTATTTTACTTCCATGTGTACTTTTAACTAGTTGGCCTTTGACATTGCACACATGCCAGTCTGGCTTGTTTCTTAGCTCTGTTCTTTTAATTCCTTGAGTTAACTTCAGGGTCTTAGAtgtaaagagaaggaagagacctgTGATTGTGTTTCAGATCATCATTCATGAAACGGGCCAGACCGGGACCCAAGATTTGGATCATTGGAGAAGTTCCTGTCATTGAGACAAAATGACCCACGTTTATTTTCTGCATTAATTGTGATACTGTGTGATCTATCTTTCTGCTTCCCAAGTTTATGTAGACACCAGCATGGGATGCagttccattttttccccctaggtTGATCTTTTTTTCTGACTGCTTGCCTGTCTCTAGTATTCTGTTGTGTCCTCAGAACCTATTTTTCCCTGTATATGCAAATTGTATGCTTATAAGTGAAAATGTTAATACATTAAATGATTGCTaaccttaaaaaaattcaagGTAGAGAATGAAAGATGAGAACAGAGAGGCAGCTGGGAGTCAGGATACAGAAAGCCTCCTGTACTGTATGAATCACTTGAACTTTATCATAACCAGGAAAGAATGTTGAGCAGGAGAACGTCCTCATCAGACATGTGTGTAATGTAGCTCACTCTGGGGATGGTGTGGATGATGGATTGGAGAGAATCAAGACTGAAGACAGGGAGTTCCACTGGAGGGATGATGCAGAAGTAAGACTCTAGACCTGGGCAAAAGTGAGCCATAGGAAGCTAAATAGGGAAAACAGGATGAGTCAACATCGTATAATGGAAGGGAGCTTTGGGGTGGCATCAAGAGATCTGTGTTTCAGTCCCAAATCTGCCATTAATATTCCCCTCTTTGGCCCTCAGTTTTCCCATGTGTAAAATGAAGGAATCCTCCCTGTGGACTACTATTGCTCCATAGTACAATTCTATTGATTACTATTGTTTCATATTACTATTGCTATTGATTACTATTGCTTCATTTTACTATTACTATTGATTACTATTGCTtcatattactattactattgaTTACTATTGCTtcatattactattactattgcATTGAACATCATGTGTGTATGTTGGGACCTGTGGATCAGTCCTTGGAAAAATGGGGAGAGAGGCAATGTTGGCCTTTAGCTTTatcatgaaaattacaaaatatcaagCATCAGCACAGGCTGTGTTGGGGAGGTGAGGGACTCCCTGCTAATGGGACCTATAGCAAAGGTTCTGTATTTGACAAAGAATATCAAGGGCATTATGTGCTGGCCTAACTGTTAGCATTTCTCCTAGTTATAATAACAGCATTGATAGAGTGCTAAGGATATGCTAGGCACAGTTCTAGGCATTTTatgtgcattatttcattcaatcttCACTATAGTCCTATAAGGTAGATACCATTCTTATTCATATTTTGTAGGTGAGAAAACTAAGATCCAGAGAGAGTAAGTAATTCTATGTAGTAAGAGGCAGAaatgggattcaaactcaggcattCTACAGAGTCCCTATTCTTTAACGATTATACTATACTGCCTTTCATATCAGATAGCCATCACAGCTACCGTTTCCCCTATGTGTTTTGACTGAGCtgctaaaaaaattatacatgtaaTACCTCCTTCAGAGGGGTGTGGCCTAGACAGAGCATAGAACTTAAGAGTCAAATAGAGTGAGATTTGTCACCTGCACCTATCAATTGCTGACTTTGTAACTTGGAAAATTTACTTTCCCTCTCTGATCATCAGTTTTCTTGTCTGCCAAAGGGACAGTAATAGTAGCATTTCTTACAGGgtcattatgaagattaaattttTGAATGTTTACAAAGCTCCTAGAATAGTCCGCCTCCTACAGTGGcactaccaccatcatcatcatcattgtcatatTTATTAATAAGGGACCGGCCTGACCCAGGGAAGTTATAAGGTTGAGTTCAGAGCAAGAAGACCTAAAAACTGTTTTGTAAGAATGTTCTGCATTCCAAGTTGGCCAACAGTAAGTTGTATATAGCAAATGCACTTGGGCAACCCATCCTGGTTACAAATCCAAGCTTTCTGTTACCCTTGCTCTTCTTCTTAAGCAGCAAATATAGGGGTAAAGATGTACTAGAACACTATGTTCTTAAAAGTTTGTGTGGTTTTTTAAATAACGGCTTATtgaactaaagaataaaaaaagttccctttcttttcttcctt is a window encoding:
- the LOC132499046 gene encoding LOW QUALITY PROTEIN: pleckstrin homology domain-containing family B member 2-like (The sequence of the model RefSeq protein was modified relative to this genomic sequence to represent the inferred CDS: inserted 1 base in 1 codon; substituted 1 base at 1 genomic stop codon), which produces MPVDCINIRMGHECQDIQPPDGKARLLHVVCRDGKTIRLCAESTDDCLAWKCTLQDSRTNTAYVGSEVMYDEAARASSPPPYTAYAAPXPDGCGPCSGAYPPGSQVFYAANGQACAVPYLYPYAGLYGQQPANQVIIRERYXDNDSDLALGMLAAAARGLALGSLFWVF